Proteins from one Nitrososphaerales archaeon genomic window:
- a CDS encoding DDE-type integrase/transposase/recombinase, with the protein MSHRFMQPAFNAREAKGEAIAREFGWVQRVDDHSYRVHSQRMDKEYQVEQTETGWACSCPDSTYRGEKCKHVWAVEISWILRQKVEAETRVMPIQAQDCVVCGSEDLMKWGIRHNKAGDIQKFKCRGCGRFFTINVGFEGMKHDPKAITTAMQLFFSGESLRNTQKALLLLGVRVAHSTIYEWIRKYVALMDKYLDKITPQVSNTWRADEVFVKFKGNVKFVFALMDDQTRFWISQQVADGKFTADVRPLFAEAKRVAGKRPLTMITDGGNHFIQPIIKEFWTNTNPKTQHVRDIRLDGTTHNNKMERMNGEIRDREKVMRGLKRVDTPILKGVQLYHNYFRPHESLHGATPAEKAGIRIEGENKWLTVIQNAGRQTGSNRKTNQP; encoded by the coding sequence ATGAGCCACAGGTTCATGCAACCCGCCTTCAACGCCCGCGAAGCGAAGGGTGAGGCAATCGCCCGCGAGTTCGGGTGGGTTCAGAGGGTGGACGACCATTCTTACAGAGTCCACTCGCAGAGGATGGATAAGGAATACCAAGTCGAGCAAACGGAGACGGGGTGGGCCTGCTCGTGCCCCGATTCGACCTACCGAGGGGAGAAGTGCAAGCATGTTTGGGCTGTTGAGATTTCATGGATTCTGAGGCAGAAGGTAGAGGCAGAGACAAGGGTTATGCCGATTCAGGCTCAGGATTGCGTCGTATGCGGCTCTGAGGACTTGATGAAGTGGGGCATCAGGCACAACAAGGCGGGAGACATCCAGAAGTTCAAGTGCCGAGGATGTGGGAGATTCTTCACAATCAACGTAGGCTTCGAAGGGATGAAGCACGACCCGAAGGCAATAACGACGGCAATGCAACTCTTCTTCTCTGGGGAGTCTCTACGGAACACGCAGAAGGCGTTGCTGTTGCTCGGAGTGCGAGTGGCTCATTCAACCATCTACGAATGGATTAGGAAATACGTCGCCCTGATGGACAAGTATCTCGACAAGATTACCCCGCAAGTCTCGAACACTTGGAGGGCAGACGAGGTGTTCGTGAAGTTCAAGGGCAACGTCAAGTTCGTCTTCGCCTTGATGGACGACCAGACACGCTTCTGGATTTCTCAACAGGTGGCAGACGGGAAGTTCACGGCTGACGTAAGGCCGCTATTTGCGGAAGCGAAGAGGGTGGCAGGGAAGAGGCCACTCACGATGATAACCGACGGGGGAAACCATTTCATTCAGCCCATCATCAAGGAGTTCTGGACTAACACCAACCCCAAGACCCAGCACGTCAGGGACATCAGACTTGACGGCACGACGCACAACAACAAGATGGAGAGGATGAATGGGGAGATTCGGGACAGAGAGAAGGTGATGAGGGGGCTAAAGCGGGTGGACACCCCGATTCTCAAGGGAGTCCAGCTATACCACAATTACTTCCGACCGCATGAGAGCCTTCATGGGGCAACTCCTGCCGAGAAGGCAGGGATTCGCATAGAGGGGGAAAACAAATGGCTAACGGTGATTCAGAATGCGGGTCGCCAAACGGGTTCGAACAGGAAGACGAACCAACCGTGA
- a CDS encoding GTP-binding protein has translation MGLPEKIKKIEDDLHRTQVNKKTEHHVGLLRAKLSKLKAEQEEQQSRRSGSSIGYDVKKSGDATIVIIGLPSVGKSTLLNRLTNAKSKVAPYAFTTLEVVPGVMDYNGARIQILDLPGIIQGASSGRGLGKRVLSVARNADLILFIVDVFQPDARALLEKELRNTGVRVDERPPNVVVETTSGGGIQVALQGKLTKMSETLVKEILRVYDINSARVVIREDVTDEQLIDVLPGNRSYIPSLTVMNKIDLVNAGFTTELSRKLPYSFVPISAEAGVNIAALKEEIYKRLGFVRIYMRRRTGETDFEEPMIVKRGSTIMEVCDKVHRGMKDDFRYALVWGKSVRFGGQRVGINHRLLDEDVLTIITR, from the coding sequence ATCGAGGACGACCTGCACAGGACCCAGGTCAACAAGAAGACCGAACACCACGTCGGACTCCTCAGGGCCAAGCTGTCCAAGCTCAAGGCTGAGCAGGAGGAGCAGCAGTCCCGGCGCTCAGGCAGCAGCATCGGATACGACGTGAAGAAGTCGGGCGACGCGACGATCGTCATCATCGGCCTCCCGAGCGTTGGCAAGTCGACGCTCCTAAACAGGCTGACAAACGCGAAGTCCAAGGTTGCGCCTTACGCGTTCACCACCCTGGAGGTCGTACCCGGAGTCATGGATTACAACGGAGCAAGGATCCAAATCCTCGACCTCCCCGGGATAATACAGGGCGCATCCTCAGGGAGAGGCCTGGGCAAACGCGTCCTCTCTGTGGCCAGGAACGCAGACCTCATCCTCTTCATAGTTGACGTCTTCCAACCAGACGCCAGGGCCCTCCTCGAGAAGGAGCTCAGGAACACTGGGGTCAGGGTCGACGAGAGGCCCCCGAACGTCGTGGTCGAGACGACTAGCGGAGGGGGGATACAGGTCGCGCTTCAGGGGAAGCTTACCAAGATGAGCGAGACTCTTGTGAAGGAGATACTGAGGGTCTACGACATCAATAGCGCGCGAGTGGTCATAAGGGAAGATGTCACGGACGAGCAGTTAATCGACGTCTTGCCGGGGAACAGGTCCTACATCCCGTCCCTGACTGTGATGAACAAGATCGACCTCGTCAACGCCGGGTTCACGACCGAGCTGAGCAGGAAGCTCCCCTACTCCTTCGTCCCGATATCCGCGGAAGCAGGCGTCAACATAGCCGCCCTGAAGGAGGAGATCTACAAGAGGCTCGGCTTCGTCAGGATCTACATGCGGAGGAGGACGGGCGAGACTGACTTCGAGGAGCCCATGATTGTAAAGAGGGGCTCCACAATAATGGAGGTCTGCGACAAGGTCCACAGGGGGATGAAGGACGACTTCCGTTACGCGCTTGTGTGGGGTAAGAGCGTCAGGTTCGGCGGGCAGCGCGTGGGCATAAACCACAGGCTGTTGGATGAGGACGTGTTGACGATAATCACGAGGTAG